A genomic stretch from Mycobacterium cookii includes:
- the rraA gene encoding ribonuclease E activity regulator RraA, with translation MTVVFRPTADLVDDIGPDVRSCDVQFRQFGARKQFAGPITTVRCAQDNALLKSVLSTPGDGGVLVIDGGGSVHTALVGDLIAELARSNEWSGLIVHGAVRDAAALRDMDLGIKALGTNPRKSAKTGAGERDVTVSFGGVDFVPGDIAYSDDDGIVVVTAANG, from the coding sequence GTGACCGTGGTATTCCGGCCCACCGCCGACCTCGTCGACGACATCGGGCCCGACGTCCGCAGCTGCGACGTCCAATTCCGCCAGTTCGGCGCGCGAAAGCAATTCGCCGGTCCGATCACCACTGTTCGCTGCGCACAAGATAATGCGCTGCTGAAGTCGGTGCTGTCGACACCCGGCGACGGCGGCGTGCTGGTGATCGACGGCGGCGGCTCGGTGCACACCGCGCTGGTCGGCGACCTCATCGCCGAGTTGGCCCGGTCCAACGAGTGGTCCGGACTGATCGTGCACGGCGCAGTGCGGGACGCCGCGGCGCTGCGTGACATGGATCTCGGCATCAAGGCACTCGGCACCAACCCGCGCAAGAGCGCCAAGACCGGCGCCGGCGAGCGTGACGTCACAGTCAGCTTCGGCGGGGTGGATTTCGTACCCGGCGACATCGCCTACAGCGAC